The segment GGGGTCTTTACAGTGATCTTAAAGGCAACCATACCAATGGCGTTGGCACCAGGTTCTCTTTCCACCTCAGTCAATTCgccattttcatcttcgaTCAACTCATTGGAAATGAAGAAATCGTCTGTTAGCTTAACATCtgaagagaaatttttccattggGATGACGATGCTTGACGGAATAATTCTGGGAAGTCATAAACATATGTGGTACCCATCAAGTGTGCCTTATAACGTTTTGGTTGTAACCATTCCTTAACAGCGTAAGGAGTAGCAATAGGTCTTAAGTGCATGGAACCAGGTTTACCCAAAGACTTGAATACCCATTCACCCTTTGCGTTCTTGACTTCAGTGTACATTTCTGTTTTGATGACATAACCGGAAACGTTATTGATCAAAGCACGCAATGGCACTGGCGCACCCGTTTGAGGATCTTTAATGATAATTCTAATTTCGGCAGAAGAAACACGCAATCTCAATAACCTCTTACCGAATCTTTCTAAGAAACCACCAAAGGCGGCTTCGACATCTTCTGGAGAAATATCAAACACGGcaatgaaattgatgaagatatgaTTCAAGTCGGAATTTGAAGTGTCGGTGACTTCCAAGTTATCCAATATATCACTCATCAATCTGTTAGCTTCGGAAGtcaaatattcttgaatAGAAATGTCATCACGGATATGACCTGTTCTAATAATACCTCTTGTAAAGAATCTCTTATCCAATGGAGAAGTCTTACTAACAGCTTCATAGACATGAATGTTTCTATTATCAGTAAAAATTGGTTTGATGTTGAAGTTGGATAATCTTCCCAATTCCAATTGGAAAGCCAAAGCTGGCTCAATGTGACGaattgtttcattttcgttatAATTTGGACCGTTAAAAGTATAATACTTTGGATAAGACCCATCTTTGAAACCAAACATGAATGTGATACGACGAATGGCTGCATTGATTAATTCTTGCTTATTCAAATCCAAAATTTCTCTCAACCTTACCAAAATTTCCTCTTCGGATTCGAAACCTTCTGTAGAAGCAACACAAACATTAGCGACATTACTTAAGGATGCGGAACTACCAGAACGATCAGGAGCAGGTCCGTTAGAAGAAGCTTGGTGACGGGGAATGACTTCCAAACTTTGTGacaaaatttcatcaacatCGTCTAAATGATCAACAGCCATTAAAATACCTTCTCTCAATGGAGATGATTGACTGTTTGCAACGTAAGACAAATCTGAAACAGAAACAGCTCTATTCATACCCATTTTAGATTTGACAGTTGGGAAGGTGGAGAACGCAGCTGAAGGCAATTGGAATTTCCATTCAACGATTGGAACTGTGACACCTTCGTGAACTCTAATATCTCCTATGGTGTAAGCACGATAAGCACGACGAATATAAACTTGAGCAGCTGCAGCAGTTACAACTGGGTCTTGGTGGGTTAGGAATTGAAGTAAGACATCGAACACAACGTAATTAGAATCGATCAAGTCCTTCAAGATATTCAGATCTGGTTCAGAACGTTTTGGATTGGATGAACCATAGGCAACTTTAACGACAGAGGATTTTAGGATATGTTCAATTTGTTCAGTCCTTTCCTTAACGGATGGTAAAGCGCCTTGAATCAAAATTTCCCTTGCTTGAAGAGCGACCTTAGCGGTAGCCTTAGATTCTAGTTCAACGATATGTTGCAAAGGAGTAGAGAAAATGGCAGAAACTTTAGAAGATAGCTTGCACAATGGTTGGTAATGTTTCAAGATGGCCAGTATCAAGTTATTCTTGGCTGAAACCTTTGAATGAGACAAAACAGTTAGAGCAACTTTATCTAAATCTTTTGAGTTTTCATCACgcaatttcaaaatgatattttccTCACGAACGTTTGGACCATTGAATAGTTTTTCGACTTCATAATATTCTTCTAAAAAGTGAACGAAAATAGAATGTTCATGGGCTTCTAACCCATTAGAGTATTTATGGGCAATATCTGCTAATGGTTCCACAACGGCATACAACAATTTGTCGGGATTATATTCAGGGTTCTTCACAGCCATATCGATCAATTTACTCAACTGTCTGGCTGGGAAAACAGCACCACGTCTCAAAGAACGTGCTACTAACTCTTCCATTTGTTCATCCAGCTTAGCGGGCAATCTTGAATGTAAGGCAGAGACGTGTAGTTTCCATTCTGAGTAAGGTAGCTTTGGATTCCTCAAAACTTCAATCAATTGTTGTAAGGAAGCGTTCATAATAACTTGGTTGTCATAACCCTTTAGgatattttccaaagtaGACACTAATGACTTGAATTTATAGGCAGGTTTGGTTCCCTCGATAACCGGAGAACCGAAATCTGGTAACATGCCTTCAAATGGTAAAGCGTGCTTGACCTTGGATGGATCGTCAAGAGTCAAAATGGCCATGATATCACCTGCAACAATAGTAGAACCGGGTTGCTTTAATAGCTGGACAATACCATTTTCTTGAGAAACTAAAGGCATTTGCATTTTCATAACTTCAATTTCTGCGTAAGGCTGGCCCTTGATAATGTGTTCACCATTTTCCACCAAAAATTTAACTAATTTACCAGGAGATGGGGTACGCAACTGGGTTGGatcattttcaacttcCAACAAAGTGGTCATGGAATCAACGGATAATCTTGTGGCAGcgacttcttctttccaataGATGGTGTGAGATTTACCTCCTATGGCAATCAAAAGTCCACCATCGGATAATTGACGTAGTATGATATCACATTTGGAACCATTGATAAATAATGTGTAACGGTCATTACCGGATTTAGCCACGGTGAACTTGTATCGTTTACCTTCATGAATGAAATCTACAGGGAACATGGTTTGCAGCAGGTCTTTGGACAAAACTTGACCCTTTTGTAGGGATTCGATATACTTGTGGCGGGCCTCTTCAGAGGCCAAGAAAGCCTTTGTAGCGGCACCGCAAATGACAGCCAGAGTTGGATCTGGCTTTTCAGCGGTCATTTTATGAGTAATCAAATCGTCCAACCAACCGGTGGTGATAGTATTATCCTCGAAATCTTCAGTTTCCAAAAGCTTGATCAAGTATTCCACAGTAGTTCTGAAATCACCTCTAATGGACAATTCCTTTAGGGCAACAACCATGTGCTTCCTGGATGCTTGTCTATTTTCACCAAAGGCAAAAATATGACCGAACTGAGAGTCTGAAAAGGAATGAATATTACCATTGTTACCCACGGAGAAATAACCCCAAACGTTGGAAGAAGAACGGAAGTTTAGTTCATGCAAAGTACCACCAGATGGCTTGAATCCATCATTTGGATCTTCTGATGTGATACGACAAGCGGTACAATGACCCTTTGGAATGGGtcttctttgtttcttgGTGGCATCTTGAGTCTTGAATTCGAAATCGATTTCTGAGGCAGAATGTGGATTCATACCATATAGAGTTCTAATGTCACTTATTCTATGCATAGGGATACCCATAGCGATTTGTAATTGGGCTGCAGGTAAGTTAACACCGGAGACCATTTCCGTTGTTGGATGCTCGACTTGTAATCTTGGGTTCAATTctaaaaagtaaaatttCCCATCATCATGAGAATATAGATACTCCACGGTACCAGCAGAGACATAACCGACTAGTTTCCCCAGTCTAACGGCAGCCTTTTCCATTTCGTGAAATGTTTCAGCCTTAGCAATTGTCACTGGAGCTTCTtcgataattttttgatgacGTCTTTGCACGGAACAATCTCTACCGAACAAGGAAATATTTGTACCGTACTGATCTGCCAGCAGTTGAACTTCCAAGTGACGGGCTCTGCCGGCCAACTTcatgatgaaaatgggGGAACCTGGAATTTCGTTTGCTGCCTGGTGGTATAAAGCGATGAAATCTTCTTCACGTTCAACTTGTCTGATACCTTTACCACCACCACCTTCGGATGCCTTAATCATGACGGGGAAACCAATACGCTTGGCCTTTTGTAGACCATCTTCAGGGGAGGTAGAACAACCCTTTTGGTAGATGTCATCGTCGACAGAGACCAGACCGGTTTTCTCGTCCACGTGAACTGTGTCCACACCGGTACCAGACCATGGAATACATGGAACTTTAGCACTTTGAGCGACAATCGTAGAGGAGATCTTGTCACCCAATGACCTCATGGCGTTACCTGGGGGCCCAATAAAGATGACTTTCCTCTTAGACTGAGCCAATTTTTCGGGCAATAGTGGATTCTCGGAGGCGTGACCCCAGCCTGCCCATACGGCATCTACGTCTGCTCTTTCAGCGATATCTACGATCAGGTCTACATTGGCGtagttgttgttattaGTACCACCTGGCACTTCAATGTATTGGTCGGCCATACGAATATATTCTGCGTTGGCCTCCAGATCTTCTGGGGTAGCCATGGCGACGAATTGAACGGTTCTGTCATCGCCGAAAGTCTCGTATGCCCATTTTCTAACTGATCTAATTTCTTTAACGGCAGCAATACCGTTATTTGCTATCAGGATCTTGGATATGACCGTGTGACCACCGTGGCTCTTAACAAAGTCCCTCAACGGGGACTCCTCTACTTTATCTACCGTATTGAGACCAATAAAATGGCCTGGGAGTTCTGTATGTCTTTCTGAGTAGTTTGTAATTTCGTACTCCATCTTCTGTGGAGACGACTCGAATAAGCTTTCTTCGCTCATGGTGACttgatttttctatttttctgCGCTTTTTCGGGGAGCGGAAAAAATTAAGCTAGAGGACGAACTGGTTATTATACTATTCTATTAGTATAgtatagtatattatcgTGTCGTATCGTGTCGTATCGTAtcgttaaaaaaaaaatacacgaataaataatatgtggaaaagaaaaaggaagttTCTTGTCTCTTACTCTGAATCTGAATTCCAATTCAAGTTCAAATTGTTCTCTTGTttattatccaaaaaataAGGATGAAGCGGGAGGGAAGGGCAGAGGGAAAAGTTCGTATACTAGAATGAATAAACTTCTATAAACACATGCACTGATCACTCACagagaataaaaaattgtacaacaaatatatatatatagatgcAAAAGCGATTGCAAATTAGGGAATTGgctttgttgtttttttatcttcagGTAAACTGTACGAAAGggataaaaagaatagaatAAGGAAACGAAAAGTGAAGAGAGCAGAACAATTGTAGAACCGATAACAATTGTAACAGTGATTGCACTAGGCTGTAGTGTACCGGAATACGACTGGGAGTGCTGTTCTTCTTATATATCTTGGCGCTGATTGAGCGTATAGCCTAGTTCACCAAGCAGTAGAAAGAGTGGCAATGAGCGGTTGAATTTGGAACAGCGACTTGTTGGCACAGCGCCCGCGCGGCCGGGCCATGTGAAGATTTTAACGGGCGCAACGATTCGGTGGGCAGTGGAAATTGTTGGGCGTTGTTCAACAAGATGAAGCATTCCCCTTTGGATAACGTCAACGCATATCGGGCCAACCTACAGGCAATGGGGCAAAAGCGACTGAGGCCCGAGAGATGTGCCCGGAGTTTGTCgttcttgtttttgttcttcttgaCGGGTGATAGTAGTCGCAGTCGTGGTGACTCTGGAGGGCATAGCGGCCGTGATGCGGCCTGAGCTCACTGTGACGTCGATGCATACGCGGGTTCGTTGCGTTCAGGCCTGACGGGCGATTCCCCACCAAGTATAAGTGCCATGATATACGTGGCCCTTGGGCAACAATGCTAGGTACGAATTCAACCCAACATATATAATACTTTTATGTGTATATTGAGCGTGCTAAACTAGGACCTAGGTTACCCGGTCTAAATATGTCGCTGCGTACGACCTGGCTTTTTTAAGATGGGCATGGTTTAATCGctgaagaaagaaaaggaaatcgACGAttcatggaaaaaaaaagaaaaatactgaaaaaaaaaagatactgACAGAAAGAGAGAAAGGAACCTTTGCGTAGAACAAAAGGGAAACATTTGTTACGTTTTAGTCAATAGACATAATAAGTTATTGCGCTTGCCCTCcattgcaaaaaaaaaaaaaaaccactttccttttctactCTCTTTGCCTGTACATACTACACGTTATAACGTTAACAATAGCAGATAGAAACAAAAACcccaagaaaatatagatATACTTGTTTAACAGATTATACACAAACATGTCGTGGCTTTTTGGAGATAAGACGCCCACCAATGATGCGAATGCTGCCGCAGGCGGCCAAGACACGTCCAAGCCTAAGGAACTGTCGTTGAAGCAGAGTCTAGGTTTCGAGCCAAATATCAATAACATAATATCAGGTCCTGGCGGCATGCATGTCGACTCCGCTAGGCTGCATCCTTTGGCCGGTCTAGATAAGGGTGTAGAATACCTGGATCTGGAAGAAGAACAGCTATCCTCATTGGAAGGCTCGCAAGGTCTGATCCCTTCCCGTGGATGGACCGATGACCTATGTTACGGTACCGGTGCCGTCTACCTGCTGGGACTTGGTATCGGAGGGTTTTCGGGGATGATGCAGGGTCTGCAGAATATTCCGCCTAACAGCCCTGGGAAATTGCAATTGAACACCGTACTGAATCACATTACCAAGAGAGGACCCTTCTTAGGTAACAACGCGGGGATTCTCGCGTTGAGCTACAATATTGTCAATTCCACAATCGACGCATTAAGAGGCAAGCATGACACCGCGGGTTCCATTGGCGCTGGGGCTCTCACGGGCGCCTTGTTCAAGTCCTCTAAAGGCTTGAAACCCATGGGTTATTCCTCAGCAATGGTGGCCGCTGCGTGCGCCGTCTGGTGTAGTGTTAAGAAAAGActactt is part of the Saccharomyces paradoxus chromosome XIV, complete sequence genome and harbors:
- the TIM23 gene encoding protein transporter TIM23 (Essential component of the TIM23 complex~similar to YNR017W) is translated as MSWLFGDKTPTNDANAAAGGQDTSKPKELSLKQSLGFEPNINNIISGPGGMHVDSARLHPLAGLDKGVEYLDLEEEQLSSLEGSQGLIPSRGWTDDLCYGTGAVYLLGLGIGGFSGMMQGLQNIPPNSPGKLQLNTVLNHITKRGPFLGNNAGILALSYNIVNSTIDALRGKHDTAGSIGAGALTGALFKSSKGLKPMGYSSAMVAAACAVWCSVKKRLLEK
- the ACC1 gene encoding acetyl-CoA carboxylase ACC1 (Acetyl-CoA carboxylase, biotin containing enzyme~similar to YNR016C), which produces MSEESLFESSPQKMEYEITNYSERHTELPGHFIGLNTVDKVEESPLRDFVKSHGGHTVISKILIANNGIAAVKEIRSVRKWAYETFGDDRTVQFVAMATPEDLEANAEYIRMADQYIEVPGGTNNNNYANVDLIVDIAERADVDAVWAGWGHASENPLLPEKLAQSKRKVIFIGPPGNAMRSLGDKISSTIVAQSAKVPCIPWSGTGVDTVHVDEKTGLVSVDDDIYQKGCSTSPEDGLQKAKRIGFPVMIKASEGGGGKGIRQVEREEDFIALYHQAANEIPGSPIFIMKLAGRARHLEVQLLADQYGTNISLFGRDCSVQRRHQKIIEEAPVTIAKAETFHEMEKAAVRLGKLVGYVSAGTVEYLYSHDDGKFYFLELNPRLQVEHPTTEMVSGVNLPAAQLQIAMGIPMHRISDIRTLYGMNPHSASEIDFEFKTQDATKKQRRPIPKGHCTACRITSEDPNDGFKPSGGTLHELNFRSSSNVWGYFSVGNNGNIHSFSDSQFGHIFAFGENRQASRKHMVVALKELSIRGDFRTTVEYLIKLLETEDFEDNTITTGWLDDLITHKMTAEKPDPTLAVICGAATKAFLASEEARHKYIESLQKGQVLSKDLLQTMFPVDFIHEGKRYKFTVAKSGNDRYTLFINGSKCDIILRQLSDGGLLIAIGGKSHTIYWKEEVAATRLSVDSMTTLLEVENDPTQLRTPSPGKLVKFLVENGEHIIKGQPYAEIEVMKMQMPLVSQENGIVQLLKQPGSTIVAGDIMAILTLDDPSKVKHALPFEGMLPDFGSPVIEGTKPAYKFKSLVSTLENILKGYDNQVIMNASLQQLIEVLRNPKLPYSEWKLHVSALHSRLPAKLDEQMEELVARSLRRGAVFPARQLSKLIDMAVKNPEYNPDKLLYAVVEPLADIAHKYSNGLEAHEHSIFVHFLEEYYEVEKLFNGPNVREENIILKLRDENSKDLDKVALTVLSHSKVSAKNNLILAILKHYQPLCKLSSKVSAIFSTPLQHIVELESKATAKVALQAREILIQGALPSVKERTEQIEHILKSSVVKVAYGSSNPKRSEPDLNILKDLIDSNYVVFDVLLQFLTHQDPVVTAAAAQVYIRRAYRAYTIGDIRVHEGVTVPIVEWKFQLPSAAFSTFPTVKSKMGMNRAVSVSDLSYVANSQSSPLREGILMAVDHLDDVDEILSQSLEVIPRHQASSNGPAPDRSGSSASLSNVANVCVASTEGFESEEEILVRLREILDLNKQELINAAIRRITFMFGFKDGSYPKYYTFNGPNYNENETIRHIEPALAFQLELGRLSNFNIKPIFTDNRNIHVYEAVSKTSPLDKRFFTRGIIRTGHIRDDISIQEYLTSEANRLMSDILDNLEVTDTSNSDLNHIFINFIAVFDISPEDVEAAFGGFLERFGKRLLRLRVSSAEIRIIIKDPQTGAPVPLRALINNVSGYVIKTEMYTEVKNAKGEWVFKSLGKPGSMHLRPIATPYAVKEWLQPKRYKAHLMGTTYVYDFPELFRQASSSQWKNFSSDVKLTDDFFISNELIEDENGELTEVEREPGANAIGMVAFKITVKTPEYPRGRQFVVVANDITFKIGSFGPQEDEFFNKVTEYARKRGIPRIYLAANSGARIGMAEEIVPLFQVAWNDASNPEKGFQYLYLTSEGMETLKKFDKENSVLTERTVINGEERFIIKTIIGSEDGLGVECLRGSGLIAGATSRAYHDIFTITLVTCRSVGIGAYLVRLGQRAIQVEGQPIILTGAPAINKMLGREVYTSNLQLGGTQIMYNNGVSHLTAVDDLAGVEKIVEWMSYVPAKRNMPVPILETKDTWDRPVDFTPTTDETYDVRWMIEGRETESGFEYGLFDKGSFFETLSGWAKGVVVGRARLGGIPLGVIGVETRTVENLIPADPANPNSAETLIQEPGQVWHPNSAFKTAQAINDFNNGEQLPMMILANWRGFSGGQRDMFNEVLKYGSFIVDALVDFKQPIIIYIPPTGELRGGSWVVVDPTINADQMEMYADVNARAGVLEPQGMVGIKFRREKLLDTMNRLDDKYRELRSQLANKGLTPELHQQISKQLADRERELLPIYGQISLQFADLHDRSSRMVAKGVISKELEWTEARRFFFWRLRRRLNEEYLIKRLSHQVGEASRLEKIARIRSWYPASVDHEDDRQVATWIEENYKTLDDKLKGLKLESFAQDLAKKIRSDHDNAIDGLSEVIKMLSTDDKEKLLKNLK